A part of Maridesulfovibrio hydrothermalis AM13 = DSM 14728 genomic DNA contains:
- a CDS encoding helix-turn-helix transcriptional regulator has protein sequence MSFLKPFIPVVNAVSALLHPHAEVVIHDLETNKIFHITNSFSRRKAGDQSLLSSPLSRMGKDLVYPPYSKAGTKGETIRSVSAVLKNQEGESKGLLCINMDVSKFEKARELIGTILGGMDSPKMESELFAYDWREQMNLLFKEFLMDKNIGPEAMNRTDRKEFVHLLKEKGLLQARKSVGYLADILNVTKATIYNYLNDSP, from the coding sequence ATGAGCTTTCTTAAACCTTTTATTCCAGTTGTAAATGCGGTCAGCGCTCTTTTACACCCTCACGCCGAGGTCGTAATCCACGATTTGGAAACAAATAAAATTTTTCATATCACTAACAGCTTCTCCCGCCGGAAAGCAGGTGACCAGTCTCTTCTAAGCAGCCCGCTATCCAGAATGGGAAAAGATCTGGTATACCCCCCGTACAGTAAAGCCGGAACAAAAGGTGAAACAATCCGCTCAGTTTCAGCTGTCCTGAAAAATCAGGAAGGCGAAAGCAAAGGGCTGCTTTGCATCAATATGGACGTATCCAAATTTGAAAAAGCACGAGAATTGATCGGCACTATTCTCGGCGGTATGGACAGCCCGAAGATGGAAAGTGAGCTATTTGCTTACGACTGGCGGGAACAGATGAACCTGCTTTTCAAAGAATTTCTCATGGATAAAAACATCGGGCCGGAAGCTATGAACAGAACTGACCGCAAAGAATTTGTTCACCTGTTAAAGGAAAAAGGACTGCTTCAAGCCCGTAAATCGGTTGGATACTTAGCCGACATACTTAATGTCACAAAGGCAACCATATACAATTATTTAAATGATTCCCCATAA
- a CDS encoding sulfite exporter TauE/SafE family protein, with the protein MISTLLLFIVLGIFAGILAGLLGIGGGLVIVPILVFALPPLGIPEVHLMHIALGTSLASIIFTSLSSMRSHNKRGAVRWDIFKTITPGILAGTFLGSLSTSFMNTKILKGIFVIFLYYVASQMLFGLKPKASRQVPDSKGMFAAGSVIGIFSSLVGIGGGTLSVPFLTMCNITIHTAIGTAAAIGLPIALAGTAGFLWTGAGTAGLPPYCIGYIYLPALVGIVSASMLTAPIGVRLAHSLPVDKLKKIFAVLLIMVATRMLITIF; encoded by the coding sequence ATGATTTCTACTTTACTTCTTTTTATTGTACTTGGTATTTTTGCCGGAATTCTTGCCGGCCTTCTAGGCATCGGCGGGGGACTGGTCATTGTACCGATTCTGGTTTTCGCCCTTCCACCGCTCGGAATACCTGAAGTGCATCTCATGCACATCGCGTTGGGAACGTCTCTGGCGAGTATCATTTTCACATCGCTTTCAAGTATGCGTTCCCACAACAAACGCGGCGCGGTACGCTGGGATATCTTCAAAACAATCACACCCGGAATTTTGGCAGGTACTTTTCTTGGTTCACTGTCTACATCATTTATGAACACCAAAATTCTTAAAGGAATTTTTGTTATCTTCCTTTATTATGTTGCTTCACAGATGCTGTTCGGCCTCAAGCCTAAGGCTTCAAGACAAGTTCCAGACAGTAAAGGTATGTTTGCAGCAGGTAGTGTGATCGGTATTTTTTCAAGCCTTGTCGGCATAGGTGGTGGAACTCTTTCCGTCCCCTTTCTAACCATGTGCAACATCACTATCCACACCGCGATCGGTACAGCAGCGGCCATCGGGCTGCCCATCGCTCTGGCCGGAACAGCTGGTTTTTTATGGACAGGTGCAGGCACAGCAGGACTTCCTCCCTACTGCATCGGATATATCTATCTCCCCGCTTTGGTCGGGATTGTTTCTGCCAGTATGCTGACTGCACCTATCGGGGTGAGACTTGCCCACAGCCTGCCGGTTGATAAGCTCAAGAAAATTTTTGCTGTCCTGCTTATCATGGTTGCAACCAGAATGCTCATAACAATCTTTTAA
- a CDS encoding substrate-binding periplasmic protein: protein MNDKKLILSIGLILLLFTCLPASAAKRLTFVTDPFPPYYYTENGTTKGLQYELAALVFKKMKIPFEIKFLPWKRALMLAESSQADGVFGLRQTRDRKRWLLYPEEPLMNVRTVIFHRADNPFEYNGINSLKGKTVGITKGYTYGKTFDNSTLFIKEEVASLRLNFLKLIAGRVDVVAGYKAVGVYTLQKMNLADKIVFSHTPVQEIPMYVGFSKFPASEKISKEFSRTLKEIRNSPECLKLMKRLQIPVEITTPCYE from the coding sequence ATGAATGATAAAAAACTAATTTTATCCATAGGTTTAATTTTATTACTTTTTACATGCCTACCTGCGTCGGCAGCAAAAAGACTCACCTTTGTAACCGACCCATTTCCACCATATTATTATACCGAAAACGGAACGACCAAAGGGCTGCAATACGAACTAGCAGCACTTGTTTTTAAAAAAATGAAAATTCCGTTCGAAATAAAATTTCTTCCCTGGAAACGTGCCTTGATGCTGGCTGAATCATCGCAAGCAGACGGCGTTTTCGGATTAAGACAAACCAGAGACCGCAAACGCTGGCTGCTTTATCCCGAAGAACCGCTAATGAATGTTCGAACCGTAATCTTTCACCGGGCAGATAATCCTTTTGAGTATAACGGAATCAACTCGCTTAAAGGAAAAACAGTCGGCATTACCAAGGGATATACTTACGGCAAAACTTTCGACAACAGCACTTTGTTCATCAAAGAAGAGGTTGCTTCGCTAAGGCTCAATTTTTTGAAACTGATCGCAGGACGAGTTGACGTTGTTGCTGGGTACAAGGCGGTAGGAGTGTACACCCTGCAAAAAATGAATCTCGCCGATAAAATAGTTTTCTCCCACACCCCTGTTCAAGAAATACCAATGTATGTCGGTTTCTCTAAATTTCCGGCATCTGAAAAAATATCGAAAGAATTCAGCAGGACACTCAAAGAAATCCGCAACTCACCGGAATGTTTAAAACTTATGAAACGTCTCCAAATACCTGTTGAAATCACAACCCCCTGTTATGAATAA
- a CDS encoding LysR family transcriptional regulator yields MSKTNLPNIDLNLLVILDAVFNERSLTLAGKKLFMTQSAVSHALSKLRDHFEDHLFIRRGNSMEPTALCKMLHENISPSLKNILQSLEDRGEFNPATSKRMFCFGLSDYLCKLLLPEILIKLKKQAPGVSIRIVQPTYEQRTTMLKEGKLDVFLGCSRDSGAGVHKEKLFEDREVCIVRKDHPVKGPVMTEDELANSEFAALSLSESGLGFLEDFLYRKGVQRKIKVVVQQEIVIPSLVENSDLVGTLAERLAKMYTEDNTLRIVELPLKNTMFEVCLHWHNINDQDPAQQWIRSIIRETTDNLPRFNS; encoded by the coding sequence ATGAGCAAAACTAATCTTCCAAATATTGACCTTAACCTGCTGGTAATACTGGATGCAGTCTTTAACGAACGCAGTCTTACTCTTGCAGGTAAAAAGCTGTTTATGACCCAGTCAGCAGTCAGTCACGCCCTGTCAAAACTCAGAGATCATTTTGAGGATCATCTTTTTATCCGGCGGGGAAATTCAATGGAGCCGACTGCGCTATGCAAAATGCTGCATGAAAACATATCCCCCAGCTTAAAAAATATTTTGCAGTCACTTGAAGATCGAGGAGAATTCAACCCGGCTACATCAAAGAGAATGTTCTGCTTCGGCCTCAGTGACTATCTATGCAAACTGCTGCTCCCTGAAATTCTTATAAAACTGAAAAAACAAGCCCCCGGCGTTTCTATCCGCATAGTTCAACCCACATATGAGCAGCGCACAACTATGCTTAAAGAAGGAAAACTTGATGTATTTCTAGGCTGTTCAAGAGACTCCGGAGCAGGAGTTCATAAGGAAAAACTTTTTGAAGACCGTGAGGTGTGCATCGTCAGGAAGGATCATCCTGTAAAAGGACCTGTCATGACTGAAGATGAACTTGCCAACTCAGAATTTGCGGCCCTCTCCCTTTCTGAGTCCGGTTTAGGATTTCTTGAAGACTTCCTTTACAGGAAAGGCGTTCAACGCAAAATTAAAGTAGTCGTACAGCAAGAAATAGTTATTCCCTCTCTTGTAGAGAACTCTGACCTTGTCGGAACACTGGCTGAACGGCTGGCGAAAATGTATACTGAAGATAATACACTGAGAATTGTCGAACTACCGCTCAAAAATACTATGTTTGAAGTATGCCTGCACTGGCACAACATAAATGATCAAGACCCCGCCCAACAGTGGATACGTTCGATCATCCGCGAAACAACAGACAACCTGCCACGATTTAATTCATAG
- a CDS encoding FadR/GntR family transcriptional regulator, whose amino-acid sequence MIDNMSDSVHKSVAKQIADLIETGNLKKGDKLPPERSLAEKFKVSRSSIREAIKSLAQKNLVESRRGDGTYILAEMDADIFEAFTSVFTDQRKRLNDIFQFRLVVEPEIAALAAMAIDDQTLDRMKVIVCNQQIKYRNGEDPSELDTKFHLEIAKATGNAIFPEMLTALGKIMRESRSEFLQTPARKKQSIAAHFKLLEALEKRDAALARQVMKHHIKEVESVATHASTDK is encoded by the coding sequence ATGATTGATAACATGAGTGACTCTGTTCACAAATCAGTTGCAAAGCAAATTGCTGATCTTATTGAAACAGGCAATTTAAAAAAGGGAGACAAACTTCCGCCGGAGCGTTCTTTGGCTGAGAAGTTTAAAGTTTCGCGCAGCTCTATAAGAGAGGCAATCAAATCTCTGGCGCAGAAGAACCTTGTTGAAAGTCGGCGCGGTGACGGAACTTATATTCTTGCTGAAATGGATGCTGATATTTTTGAAGCATTTACATCTGTTTTCACAGACCAGAGAAAAAGGCTGAATGATATTTTCCAGTTCAGATTAGTAGTTGAACCTGAAATAGCTGCTCTCGCTGCTATGGCGATTGACGATCAGACTCTTGATCGCATGAAAGTTATCGTCTGCAACCAGCAGATTAAATACCGCAACGGTGAAGATCCAAGTGAACTGGACACCAAATTTCACCTTGAAATTGCAAAAGCCACAGGAAACGCTATTTTCCCGGAAATGCTGACTGCTCTCGGTAAAATCATGAGAGAGAGCAGATCTGAATTCTTGCAGACTCCTGCGCGCAAAAAACAATCAATTGCAGCTCACTTTAAATTGCTGGAAGCATTAGAAAAACGCGATGCGGCTCTGGCAAGACAAGTAATGAAACACCATATTAAGGAAGTTGAATCGGTTGCAACTCACGCCAGCACAGATAAATAA
- a CDS encoding bacteriohemerythrin, which yields MSAKARLTFSVFLLLLMTVAAIAESAFFPPAEAGITLLQIGFLCVAVLAAIVSFMTIFSGIFGQLNILSQFMLEVKNGKKDTTLPSQLDGEILETAKNIKEVLSATNKALKEAELSKNDAERKAGSLQSKLDEAEKELADQKSALEAITKSANNAQGISGKLFSGIEELSAQVNLVSNGMELQRDRITETATAMEEMNSTVLEVAQNASLAANSSSESKENAVSGAKGVSEAITSFEKIKKTILDLKGTMGTLGEQADNIGQIMTVITDIADQTNLLALNAAIEAARAGEAGRGFAVVADEVRKLAEKTMDATKGVGEAVSKIQDNARGNIAAVESAAKDIVNSTEAAAKSGELMNAIVGIVDETNNQIESIAAASEEQSAASEEINMAISDVAKVASDTTEGMANSAHALAEIASVIEELDSIVQGISSGKIIDTSSGKIVEWSDELSVNVRTIDEHHMVLLDLINELYIAMRQRKTGEVVGEVTARLLEYTKYHFGYEEKIFDKHHYPEVKPHKKLHRIFIKKIADFKDEIDAGKLTASTELIRFLKDWLIKHIMVVDAKYTDFMHEHGYH from the coding sequence ATGTCCGCTAAAGCCAGACTGACCTTTTCAGTATTTCTACTTTTATTAATGACAGTGGCTGCAATTGCCGAGTCCGCATTCTTCCCTCCCGCTGAAGCTGGTATCACGCTCCTGCAAATCGGCTTTCTTTGCGTAGCCGTTTTAGCTGCAATTGTTTCCTTTATGACCATTTTTTCAGGTATATTCGGACAACTTAATATTCTTTCCCAGTTTATGCTTGAAGTAAAAAACGGTAAAAAAGATACAACTCTGCCTTCACAATTAGATGGAGAGATACTTGAGACCGCAAAAAACATCAAAGAAGTCCTCTCTGCTACCAATAAAGCCCTTAAAGAAGCCGAGCTGAGTAAGAACGATGCTGAACGTAAAGCCGGAAGCCTCCAAAGTAAACTGGATGAAGCTGAAAAAGAGCTTGCCGATCAGAAATCAGCACTGGAAGCAATCACTAAATCAGCAAACAATGCACAAGGCATTTCCGGTAAACTTTTTTCAGGTATCGAAGAATTAAGCGCGCAGGTTAATCTGGTAAGCAACGGAATGGAACTTCAGCGGGACCGCATTACCGAAACAGCCACCGCAATGGAGGAAATGAACAGCACTGTTCTGGAAGTTGCGCAAAATGCGTCACTTGCAGCCAACAGCTCCAGCGAATCTAAAGAAAATGCTGTCAGCGGAGCCAAAGGCGTTTCAGAAGCGATCACCTCTTTTGAAAAGATTAAAAAAACAATCCTTGATCTTAAAGGAACAATGGGAACACTAGGTGAACAGGCTGATAACATCGGCCAGATCATGACTGTAATTACTGATATTGCCGACCAAACCAACCTTCTGGCTCTTAACGCCGCAATTGAAGCGGCAAGAGCAGGCGAGGCTGGACGAGGCTTCGCAGTTGTTGCTGATGAAGTCCGCAAACTTGCCGAAAAAACCATGGACGCAACCAAAGGTGTCGGCGAAGCAGTTTCTAAAATTCAGGATAACGCCCGCGGGAATATTGCCGCAGTAGAATCAGCCGCTAAAGATATTGTGAATTCAACGGAGGCAGCAGCAAAGTCAGGTGAACTGATGAATGCAATCGTTGGAATTGTTGACGAAACCAATAATCAAATTGAATCCATTGCCGCTGCCAGTGAAGAACAGTCCGCTGCATCAGAAGAAATCAATATGGCAATCAGTGATGTTGCCAAAGTAGCTTCTGACACCACAGAAGGTATGGCAAACTCTGCCCACGCGCTAGCTGAAATCGCGAGCGTGATTGAAGAACTGGATTCGATTGTTCAGGGAATTTCCAGCGGTAAAATAATTGATACAAGTTCAGGAAAAATTGTTGAATGGTCTGACGAGCTTTCAGTAAATGTCAGAACAATTGATGAGCACCACATGGTACTGCTTGACCTCATCAACGAACTCTACATAGCCATGCGTCAGCGCAAGACCGGCGAGGTAGTAGGAGAAGTAACAGCAAGGCTGCTTGAATACACCAAGTATCACTTCGGTTATGAAGAAAAAATCTTTGACAAACATCACTACCCCGAAGTCAAACCTCACAAAAAACTGCACCGTATCTTCATCAAAAAAATCGCGGATTTCAAAGACGAAATTGACGCAGGAAAACTTACCGCTTCAACAGAACTCATCAGATTCCTCAAGGACTGGCTCATCAAGCACATCATGGTCGTTGATGCCAAGTACACCGACTTCATGCATGAGCACGGTTACCATTAA